The Streptomyces sp. NBC_00576 genome contains the following window.
GGGTCGTCTCCGTACGCGTCCTCGACAACGCGGGCGGCGGAACGACGGCGCAGGTCATCGCGGGTATCGACTGGGTGACGCGGAACGCCAGGAAACCCGCCGTCGCCAATGTGAGCCTCGGTGGCTACCGCAATGCCCAACTGGACGCGGCCGTACGGTACTCGATCGCGTCCGGGGTGACGTACACGGTCGCGGCCGGGAACGACGGGGAGCGGGCGGATTACCATTCCCCGGCCGCCGTCAAGGAGGCGATCACCGTCGGCGCGACCGGGCCGACGGACGACCGGGCCGACTTCTCGAACTGGGGACCGAGTCTCGACCTGTTCGCCCCGGGCGTCACGATCACCTCGGCGTCGTACGCGAGCGACACCGGCCGGGTGGCCTACTCCGGGACGTCGATGGCGGCGCCGCACGCGGCGGGGGCGGCCGCCCTCTACTTGGCGGAACAACCGAAATCCACTCCGGCTCAAGTCGCCAAGGCGCTGACGAGTTTGGCGACGTCCGGGAAAGTCTTCGACAAGGGAACTGGTTCACCGAACAAACTCCTGCGGACACCGCTCTCTTAGGAGCACTGTGCCGTTGTCGGCCCCGTCCGCCGGACGGGGCCGATGTCGTTCGCCAACCTGGCTGATCCTGGGCGCAGACATACGCGTGAGTAGTTAGCAAAGTGCCGGATTGCCTACCCGAATAGGGTGGGAAGGCTCCCCCGGTACACGACTGGGGTGCACCACGCTGGACACCCTCCCCACATCCATCCGCCCACCCACGTTGACGCGGACAGGAGCGGTCATGCCCGCCACGCACCACTCGGCAGCACCCCCGACATCCACTACCGGCACACCACCGATACACCCGCCGGACACCGCCGTCCCGCCGGCCGCCCCGGAGACACCCTCTCCGGCCCGGAAGACATCCACCGGCGCCCGGTCGAGGGTTCCGGAGCAACCGGCTCCGGAGCACCCCGCCGACGCCGGTCCGACGGCCCGCACCACACCCTCGGCCAAGGGCGAGCCGACCCCGGACCCGCCCTCGGTCACGGGCCGACCGGTCTCGGACACACCGTCCGCCACAGGCCGACCGGCAGTGGACACCCCGTCCGCCACCGGCCGACCCACCTCGAACACGCCCTCGGTCACGGGCCAACCCGCCTCGGACACACCGTCCGCCACAGGCCGACCGGCAGTGGACACCCCGTCCGCCACCGGCCGACCCACCTCGAACACGCCCTCCGCCACGGGCCAACCCGCCTCGGACACACCGTCCGCCACAGGCCGACCGGCAGTGGACACCCCGTCCGCCACCGGCCGACCCACCTCGAACACGCCCTCCGCCACGGGCCAACCCGCCTCGAACACACCGTCCGCCACAGGCCGACCGGCAGTGGACACCCCGTCCGCCACCAGGCGACCCACCTCGAACACGCCCTCCGCCGCTCCTCCGGCCGCGAAACCGGCCCAGGTCCCCCGGAGCAGCCCGCCCCGTCCCTCCGCCACGGGCACCGCGGTCGGCCGTATCCCCGTCCTGGATGTCCGCCCCCTCGTCACGGGCGGGCGCCGTCCGGCCAAGGCGGTGGTCGGGGAGGCCTTCGAGGTTTCGGCCACCGTCTTCCGTGAGGGCCACGACGCGGTCGCCGCCAATGTCGTGCTCCGCGACCCGAAGGGCCGCCCCGGCCGCTGGACGCCGATGCGCGAACTCGCCCCGGGCACCGACCGCTGGGGCGCCACCGTCGAGGCCGACGCGCCCGGTGAGTGGACGTACACCGTGGAGGCGTGGGGCGACCCGATCAGCACCTGGCGGCACCGCGCCGGCATCAAGATCCCGGCCGGGATCGACACGGAACTGGTGCTGGAGGAGGGCGCGCTGCTGTACGAGCGGGCCGCCACCGGCGTACCGAAGAACAAGGGCAAACGGGACGTGATCCTGGCCGCCGCCGAGGCCCTCCGGGACGTCGAACGCCCGGCGCCTGCCCGGCTGTCGGCGGCCCTCACACCAGCCGTCAACAAGGTGTTGCGTCGCTATCCGTTGCGTGAGCTGGTGACGTCGAGTGAGCCGTTGGCGCTGGTGGTGGAGCGGGAGCGGGCGCTGTACGGGGCCTGGTACGAGTTCTTCCCCCGTTCCGAGGGGACGCCCGAACACCCGCACGGGACGTTTCGGACGGCGGCGCGGCGGTTGCCGGCGATCGCCGCGATGGGCTTCGACGTCCTCTACCTGCCCCCGATCCATCCGATCGGGCACACGTTCCGCAAGGGCCCCAACAACACGCTGTCGGCGTCCGCGCAGGATGTGGGGGTGCCGTGGGCGATCGGTTCCGAGGCCGGCGGCCATGACGCCGTCCACCCGGATCTGGGCACGCTGGAGGACTTCGGCTTCTTCGTCGCCGAGGCCGCCCGGCACGGGATCGAGGTGGCGCTCGACTTCGCGCTGCAGTGCTCGCCGGACCACCCCTGGGTGCACAAGTTCCCCCAGTGGTTCCATCACCGCCCGGACGGGACGATCGCGTACGCGGAGAACCCGCCGAAGAAGTACCAGGACATCTACCCCATCGCCTTCGACGCCGACCTGCCCGGCCTGATCGCCGAGACCGTGCGGGTCCTGCGGCACTGGATGGCCCACGGGGTGCGGATCTTCCGCGTCGACAACCCGCACACCAAACCGGTCGTCTTCTGGGAACAGGTGATCGCGGACATCAACGCCACCGACCCGGACGTGATCTTCCTGGCGGAGGCGTTCACCCGCCCCGCGATGATGCACGCCCTGGCCCAGGTCGGCTTCCAGCAGTCCTACACCTATTTCACCTGGCGCAACACCAAGGCCGAACTCACCGAGTACCTCACCGAACTGTCGGGGGAGGCGGCCGCGTACATGCGGCCGAATTTCTTCGTCAACACCCCCGACATCCTGCACGAGTATCTTCAGCAGGGCGGCCGTCCGGCATTCGAGGCGCGTGCCGTGCTGGCCGCGACGCTCTCTCCCACCTGGGGGATCTACAGCGGCTACGAACTGTGCGAGAACGCCCCCCTGCGCGAGGGCAGCGAAGAATACCTGAACTCCGAGAAATACCAACTGCGTACCCGCGACTGGGAGTCGGCGGAGCGTGACGGACGTAGCATCGCGCCATTGATAGCGACGCTCAACGCGATCCGACGGCGCAGCCCGGCTCTGGGTCAGCTGCGTGACCTCCACTTCCACCACGCGGACCAGGAGGCGGTGATCGTCTACTCGAAACGCCGGGGATCGAACACGGTTCTGGTGGTCGTGAACCTCGACCCTCACCACACCCAGGAGGCGACGGTCTCGTTGGACATGCCGCAACTCGGCCTGGACTGGCACGAGTCGGTGCCGGTACGCGACGAGCTGACCGGCGAAACCTACCAATGGGGCAGGACGAACTACGTGCGCCTGGAACCGGGTACTCGCCCCGCGCACATCATGACCGTCCTGCGACCGTCCACCCCGCAGATCGGAGGGTCACCCACAACATGATCGTCAATGAGCCTGTCCCGGATACCTTCGAGGACACTCCCGCCAAGGACCGGGACCCCGAGTGGTTCAAACGCGCCGTCTTCTACGAGGTCCTCGTCCGGTCCTTCCAGGACAGCAACGGTGACGGAGTCGGCGACCTCAAGGGCATCACGGCCAAACTCGACTACCTCCAGTGGCTCGGCATCGACTGCCTCTGGCTGCCCCCCTTCTTCAAATCACCCCTGAGGGACGGCGGCTACGACGTCTCCGACTACACCGCCGTCCTCCCCGAGTTCGGCGACCTCGCCGACTTCGTCGAGTTCGTCGACGCCGCCCACCAACGCGGCATGCGCGTCATCATCGACTTCGTCATGAACCACACCAGCGACCAGCACCCGTGGTTCCAGGAGTCGAGGAACGACCCCGAAGGCCCATACGGCGACTACTACGTCTGGGCCAAGAAGGACGACCAGTACCAGGACGCCCGGATCATCTTCGTCGACACCGAGGCCTCCAACTGGACCTTCGACCCGGTCCGCAAGGAGTACTACTGGCACCGTTTCTTCTCCCACCAACCGGACCTCAACTACGAGAACCCGGCGGTGCAGGAGGAGATCATCTCCGCGCTGCGGTTCTGGCTGGACCTGGGGATCGACGGTTTCCGTCTGGACGCGGTCCCGTATCTCTACCAGGCCGAGGGCACCAACTGCGAGAACCTCCCGGCGACGCACGAGTTCCTCAAGCACGTGCGCAAGGAGATCGACGCCCACTACCCGGACACGGTGTTGCTGGCGGAGGCGAACCAGTGGCCCGAGGATGTCGTCGACTACTTCGGTGACTACCAAAGCGGCGGCGACGAATGCCACATGGCGTTCCACTTCCCCGTCATGCCGCGCATCTTCATGGCGGTGCGGCGCGAATCGCGTTATCCGGTCTCGGAAATCCTCGCCAAGACTCCCGCCATCCCCTCGAACTGCCAGTGGGGCATCTTCCTGCGCAACCACGACGAGCTGACCCTGGAAATGGTCACCGACGAGGAACGCGACTACATGTGGGCGGAATACGCCAAAGACCCCCGCATGCGGGCCAACATCGGCATCCGCCGGCGCCTGGCCCCCCTCCTCGACAACGACCGCAACCAGATCGAACTCTTCACCGCGCTGCTGCTGTCCCTGCCCGGCTCGCCGATCCTCTACTACGGCGACGAGATCGGCATGGGCGACAACATCTGGCTCGGCGACCGCGACGCCGTCCGCACGCCGATGCAGTGGACCCCGGACAGGAACGCCGGCTTCTCCTCCAGCGACCCCGGCCGCCTCTTCCTGCCCACGATCATGGACCCGGTCTACGGCTACCAGGTCACCAACGTCGAAGCCTCCATGTCGTCCCCGTCCTCGCTCCTGCACTGGACCCGGCGCATGATCGAGATCCGCAAGCAGAACCCCGCCTTCGGCCTCGGCTCCTACACCGAACTGCCCTCCTCCAACCCGGCCGTGATCGCGTTCCTGCGCGAACACAAGGACGATCTCGTCCTGTGCGTCCACAACTTCTCCCGCTTCGCCCAGCCCACCGAGCTGGACCTACGGGCGTTCAGCGGCGCACACCCGGTCGAACTGATCGGCGGAGTCCGCTTCCCCGCCGTCGGTGAACTCCCCTACCTGCTCACCCTCGCAGGCCACGGCTTCTACTGGTTCCGGCTGCGGAAGGACGCGACGGACGCCACCGCGTAGTACGTGGTCGTGCGTCGTCGTACGTGGTCACATGTGCCGAACCCCGGGCGGGCCGGTTTCCCCCGTCCCGCCCGGGGCACGCATCAGTCACACCCCGCCCCGGGCAAAGGACGCGACGCCATGTCGGAAGCCATCACCCGCTCCGCCACGACAGGTCCCGACCTCCTCGCGTCCCTTGATCCACTGCTGCGCGAATGGCTGCCCAGACAGCGCTGGTTCGCCGGCAAAGGACGCCCGGTCACCGACTTCTCCCTGGTGGCGGCCACCGAACTGCTGCCGATCACCACACAGCTGGGTCTGTACCACCTCCTCGTACGTGCCCATCAGCCCGCGCTGCAGGGCCCCGGGGACTGCTACCAGCTCCTCATAGGTGTGCGCGAGGCGCTGCCGCCCCGGCTGGCGCCCGCGCTGATCGGACACGTGGACCGGGGCCCGCTGAGCGGCCGGACGGTGTACGACGCCCTGTACGACGCCCGGCCGGCCGAAGTGCTCCTGGAGGCGATGCGGACCCGGGCTCGGATCGGCGCGCTGCGCTTCGACCGGGACGGGAACGGAAGCGGGGACGGAAGCGGAGACGGCAAGGGCGCAGCCAGGGACGACGGTGGGGGCGAGGGTGAGATACCCGCGGGGCTGGTGGCCCGGATGGTGACCTCGGAGCAGTCCAACTCGTCGATCGTCTACGGCGATACGTTCATCCTGAAGCTGCTCCGCCGGGTCGTACCGGGCGTCAACCCCGACCTGGAGCTGCCGCTGGCGCTGGCCCGCGTGGGCTGCCCCCGGGTACCGGCCCCGGTGGCGTGGATACGCGCCGACGCCGCCGGGACGACCGATCCCGATGCGGAGCTGAACGCCGAGGACAGTTACGTACTCGGCGTTCTCCAGCCCTTCGTTCGGGGTGCGGCCGACGGCTGGGAGCTGGCGCTGCGCGAGCTGGCCAAGGGGGAGGACTTCAGCGCGGAGGCGCGGGCGCTCGGGCGGGCCACCGCCGAGGTGCACATGGCGCTCGCCCGCGCGCTGCCCACGGTGACGCTCGGCCACGCGCAGTTGCGCCCGCTGGTCGACGGCATGGTCGAACGCCTGGACGCGGCGATCCAGGCCGTACCGGCTCTCCACCCGTACGCGCCCGGCCTGCGCTCGGCGTACGAGGCGCTGGCCGACCTCGCCGCCGAGGGCCAGACCTGGACGGCCCAGCGCATCCACGGCGATCTGCACCTCGGGCAGTGTCTGCGTTCGCCGTCCGGGGAGTGGTCGCTGATCGACTTCGAGGGCGAGCCGTCGAAGCCGCTCGCGGAACGGCGGCTGCCGCAACCTCCGGTACGGGACATCGCGGGCATGCTCCGCTCCTTCGACTACGCGGCCCACTCGCTCCATCCCCGGTCGCCCGACTGGGCGGCGGTGTGCCGGGCCGCGTACTGCGCCGGGTACGCGGAGACCTGCGGCCGGGACCCGCGTACCGATCCCGTACTGCTGCGGGCGTACGAGACGGACAAGGCGGTGTACGAGGTGGTGTACGAGGCCCGGCACCGTCCGGACTGGCTTCCGGTACCGATGTCGGCGATACACCGGCTGTCCGCACCCGGCTGACCTCCTGCGTCACCTCGCCCCCGCCACACCTCACCTCACCCCCGAAAGGCCCCCGCCTGTGACCCCGCGCCCCCCGTCCAGCGGCTCGAAGAACACGAAAAAGACGAAGAAGAAGGACCCTGGGAAGAAGAAGGCGGGCAAGAAGGTGGCGAAGACCCCGGAGACGCCGAAGAACCCGGACACGCAGGATTCCCCGGAGACGCCGGAGACCCTGGAGGCACCGGCAACCCTAGAGTCTCTGGAGACACCGGCGACCGTGGAGACACCGGAGACGGAAGCGCCCACCTCTCATCCGGTCGAGGCCACCTCCAAGACGGCTGTCCTCCTCCCCTCCCCCGCGTTGGACGCCGCCGACCGCGAACGGCTGCTGGCCGGCACGCACCACGACCCGCACTCCGTCCTGGGCGCGCACGCTCTGCCGGGTGGGGTCGCATTCCGGGTGCTGCGGCCGTACGCCCGGTCGGTGACCGTCGTGTCCGGGGAGCTGCGGGCCGAGCTGCACGACGACGGCGACGGTTTCTTCTCGGGTGCGCTGCCGCTGCGGGACGTCCCGGAGTACCGGCTGGTCATCGCGTACGAGGAGCAGGTGCAGGAGACCGAGGACGCCTACCGGCTGCTGCCCGCGCTGGGTGATCTGGACCTGCATCTCATCGGCGAGGGCCGGCACGAGGAGCTGTGGAAGGCGCTGGGCGCGGAGCCGATGACCCACCAGGGCGTCACCGGCACCCGCTTCGCCGTCTGGGCGCCGAACGCGCGCGGGGTCCGGGTGACCGGGGGCTTCAACTTCTGGGACGGTACGGCGTATCCGATGCGGTCGCTGGGCTCCACCGGGGTGTGGGAGCTGTTCGTGCCGGGCGTCGGCGAGGGTGAGCTGTACAAGTTCGAGATCACGCGCCCGGACGGCTCGAAGACGCAGCGCGCGGACCCGATGGCCCGCCGGACCGAGGTCCCGCCCAACACATCGTCCATCGTGCACGGTTCACACCACGAGTGGGAGGACGGGGAGTGGCTGGCGCGGCGGGCCGAGGCCCCGGCGCACGAGGCCCCGATGTCGATCTACGAGCTCCATCTGGCGTCCTGGCGCCCAGGTCTGACGTACCGTCAACTCGCTGACCAACTCCCTGCCTACGTAAGGGACCTGGGCTTCACGCATGTGGAACTGATGCCGGTGGCGGAGCACCCCTTCGGCGGCTCGTGGGGCTATCAGGTCACCGGGTTCTACGCGCCCACGGCCCGGCTGGGCACCCCGGACGACTTCAAGTACCTGGTGGACGCCCTCCATCGCGCCGGCATCGGCGTACTGATGGACTGGGTTCCGGCCCACTTCCCGCGTGACGACTGGGCGTTGGCCGAGTTCGACGGGCGCCCGCTGTACGAGCACTCGGATCCGCTGCGGGCCGCTCACCCCGACTGGGGCACCCTGGAGTTCGACTTCGGCCGGCGGGAGGTCCGCAACTTCCTTGTGGCGAACGCCGTCTACTGGTGCCAGGAGTTCCACATAGACGGCCTGCGGGTCGACGCGGTCGCCTCCATGCTGTACCTCGACTACTCGCGCGAGCCGGGCCAGTGGACGCCGAACGAGCACGGCGGCCGGGAGAACCTGGACGCGGTCGCCTTCCTCCAGGAGATGAACGCGACGGTGTACCGGCGGGTGCCGGGGGTCGTGACGATCGCCGAGGAGTCGACGGCGTGGGACGGCGTCACCCGGGCCACGCACCACATCGGCCCCGGCGGCTTCGGCGGCCTGGGGTTCGGCCTGAAGTGGAACATGGGCTGGATGCACGACTCGCTCGGTTACGTCCAGCACGACCCGATCCACCGCAAGCACCACCACCACGAGATGACGTTCTCCATGGTGTACGCGTACAGCGAGAACTACGTCCTGCCGATCTCCCACGACGAGGTGGTCCACGGCAAGGGTTCCCTGGTGTCGAAGATGCCGGGCGACTGGTGGCAGCAACGGGCCACCGAGCGGGCGTACCTGGCCTTCATGTGGTCCCACCCCGGCAAGCAACTCCTCTTCATGGGCCAGGAGTTCGCCCAGGGCGCGGAGTGGTCGGAGGCCCATGGCCCCGACTGGTGGCTGCTCGACCCCGCATACGGCGCGGAGGCGGACCACCGGGGCGTTCGGGACCTGGTCCGCGACCTGAACACGGTGTACCGCGACACCCCGGCCCTCTGGCAACTGGACACGAACCCGTCGGGCTTCGAGTGGCTGGTCGGGGACGCGACGGAGGACAACGTCTTCGCCTTCGTCCGCTACGACGCGGAGGGCGCCCCTCTCCTGTCGATCAGCAACTTCTCCCCCGTCGTCCGCCACGACTACCGCATAGGCGTCCCGGAAACGGTCCCGGCCTGGCAGGAATCCCTCAACACGGACGCGCTTCGCTACGGCGGCACCGACATCCACAACCCGTCCCCCCTGAAACCGGACCCCCAGCCCTGGCACGGCCGCCCAACCAGCATCCACGCAACCCTGCCCCCCCTGGCAACAATCTGGCTGCGCCCGGCGTAGCCCCGGCACCATTCAGCCCGACCGGCACCTTTCAGCCCGTCCGGCGTTTGAGGACGAGGCCCCTTCAGGGCCGAAGCGGGGGTCTGGGGGCGGCAGCCCCCAGGGACAGGATGGGACGGGTAGGGGCGGCGGGGGCGAAACAAACCCCGCCGCACCCCCCGCCTCACCGCCCCCCGAACATCAACCTCCGCAACGCCCCCAGCAACCCCTTGACCTGCCCATCCCCACCGGACACCACCGCCGCCCCCACCACAGCCGTCTCCCCCAAACCCCGCCACCGACACCAGCACCGGCAACCCCCCGCCCACCCACCCCACCGCTCAGCTCATATCTCACCGGCAACAACCGCAACCCCCGCACCACCGGCCCCGACCGCCACGGCAACTGATCCGCCGGCAAAGTCAGTTCGGCCTTGGTCAGATGGTCGAAGATCCGCCCCACCGCCGTACTCACGATCATCCCGCCCAACTCCCGTGCCGCACTGGGACATTGATGCGGCCCTGCCCCCCACCCCAGATGCGCCCGCGTACTCACGGCCGACCCGACCAGGTGGGACGCCCCGATCGCCATCAGGTCCCCGTGCGCCGCCGCGGCCGACGGCGAGACGATGTCCCCGCCCCGGATCCAGAAGTTCCCCAACGCCACATCCCGCGCAGCGAACCGGAAGCACATGTTGGCGACCGGCGGACTCGCCAGCGCCGCCCGGTTCACGGTCTCCCCGAGCTGCCCGGCCGACAGACTGCGCCGCACGGTCGCGTTCCCGCGCAACACCTCCAGCAGCGTGTTCAGCACCATGTTCCCGGTGATGTCGTTCAGGTACACCGCGTTCATGAACAGCTCGCGCCCCAACTGCTCGTCCGACAGCTCCGGGTCGGCCAGCAGCATGTACGACGTCAGGTCGTCCCCGGGCCGCGCCCGCCGATGCGCGGCCAGC
Protein-coding sequences here:
- the treS gene encoding maltose alpha-D-glucosyltransferase, translated to MIVNEPVPDTFEDTPAKDRDPEWFKRAVFYEVLVRSFQDSNGDGVGDLKGITAKLDYLQWLGIDCLWLPPFFKSPLRDGGYDVSDYTAVLPEFGDLADFVEFVDAAHQRGMRVIIDFVMNHTSDQHPWFQESRNDPEGPYGDYYVWAKKDDQYQDARIIFVDTEASNWTFDPVRKEYYWHRFFSHQPDLNYENPAVQEEIISALRFWLDLGIDGFRLDAVPYLYQAEGTNCENLPATHEFLKHVRKEIDAHYPDTVLLAEANQWPEDVVDYFGDYQSGGDECHMAFHFPVMPRIFMAVRRESRYPVSEILAKTPAIPSNCQWGIFLRNHDELTLEMVTDEERDYMWAEYAKDPRMRANIGIRRRLAPLLDNDRNQIELFTALLLSLPGSPILYYGDEIGMGDNIWLGDRDAVRTPMQWTPDRNAGFSSSDPGRLFLPTIMDPVYGYQVTNVEASMSSPSSLLHWTRRMIEIRKQNPAFGLGSYTELPSSNPAVIAFLREHKDDLVLCVHNFSRFAQPTELDLRAFSGAHPVELIGGVRFPAVGELPYLLTLAGHGFYWFRLRKDATDATA
- a CDS encoding maltotransferase domain-containing protein, encoding MDTPSATRRPTSNTPSAAPPAAKPAQVPRSSPPRPSATGTAVGRIPVLDVRPLVTGGRRPAKAVVGEAFEVSATVFREGHDAVAANVVLRDPKGRPGRWTPMRELAPGTDRWGATVEADAPGEWTYTVEAWGDPISTWRHRAGIKIPAGIDTELVLEEGALLYERAATGVPKNKGKRDVILAAAEALRDVERPAPARLSAALTPAVNKVLRRYPLRELVTSSEPLALVVERERALYGAWYEFFPRSEGTPEHPHGTFRTAARRLPAIAAMGFDVLYLPPIHPIGHTFRKGPNNTLSASAQDVGVPWAIGSEAGGHDAVHPDLGTLEDFGFFVAEAARHGIEVALDFALQCSPDHPWVHKFPQWFHHRPDGTIAYAENPPKKYQDIYPIAFDADLPGLIAETVRVLRHWMAHGVRIFRVDNPHTKPVVFWEQVIADINATDPDVIFLAEAFTRPAMMHALAQVGFQQSYTYFTWRNTKAELTEYLTELSGEAAAYMRPNFFVNTPDILHEYLQQGGRPAFEARAVLAATLSPTWGIYSGYELCENAPLREGSEEYLNSEKYQLRTRDWESAERDGRSIAPLIATLNAIRRRSPALGQLRDLHFHHADQEAVIVYSKRRGSNTVLVVVNLDPHHTQEATVSLDMPQLGLDWHESVPVRDELTGETYQWGRTNYVRLEPGTRPAHIMTVLRPSTPQIGGSPTT
- a CDS encoding maltokinase N-terminal cap-like domain-containing protein produces the protein MSEAITRSATTGPDLLASLDPLLREWLPRQRWFAGKGRPVTDFSLVAATELLPITTQLGLYHLLVRAHQPALQGPGDCYQLLIGVREALPPRLAPALIGHVDRGPLSGRTVYDALYDARPAEVLLEAMRTRARIGALRFDRDGNGSGDGSGDGKGAARDDGGGEGEIPAGLVARMVTSEQSNSSIVYGDTFILKLLRRVVPGVNPDLELPLALARVGCPRVPAPVAWIRADAAGTTDPDAELNAEDSYVLGVLQPFVRGAADGWELALRELAKGEDFSAEARALGRATAEVHMALARALPTVTLGHAQLRPLVDGMVERLDAAIQAVPALHPYAPGLRSAYEALADLAAEGQTWTAQRIHGDLHLGQCLRSPSGEWSLIDFEGEPSKPLAERRLPQPPVRDIAGMLRSFDYAAHSLHPRSPDWAAVCRAAYCAGYAETCGRDPRTDPVLLRAYETDKAVYEVVYEARHRPDWLPVPMSAIHRLSAPG
- the glgB gene encoding 1,4-alpha-glucan branching enzyme, yielding MTPRPPSSGSKNTKKTKKKDPGKKKAGKKVAKTPETPKNPDTQDSPETPETLEAPATLESLETPATVETPETEAPTSHPVEATSKTAVLLPSPALDAADRERLLAGTHHDPHSVLGAHALPGGVAFRVLRPYARSVTVVSGELRAELHDDGDGFFSGALPLRDVPEYRLVIAYEEQVQETEDAYRLLPALGDLDLHLIGEGRHEELWKALGAEPMTHQGVTGTRFAVWAPNARGVRVTGGFNFWDGTAYPMRSLGSTGVWELFVPGVGEGELYKFEITRPDGSKTQRADPMARRTEVPPNTSSIVHGSHHEWEDGEWLARRAEAPAHEAPMSIYELHLASWRPGLTYRQLADQLPAYVRDLGFTHVELMPVAEHPFGGSWGYQVTGFYAPTARLGTPDDFKYLVDALHRAGIGVLMDWVPAHFPRDDWALAEFDGRPLYEHSDPLRAAHPDWGTLEFDFGRREVRNFLVANAVYWCQEFHIDGLRVDAVASMLYLDYSREPGQWTPNEHGGRENLDAVAFLQEMNATVYRRVPGVVTIAEESTAWDGVTRATHHIGPGGFGGLGFGLKWNMGWMHDSLGYVQHDPIHRKHHHHEMTFSMVYAYSENYVLPISHDEVVHGKGSLVSKMPGDWWQQRATERAYLAFMWSHPGKQLLFMGQEFAQGAEWSEAHGPDWWLLDPAYGAEADHRGVRDLVRDLNTVYRDTPALWQLDTNPSGFEWLVGDATEDNVFAFVRYDAEGAPLLSISNFSPVVRHDYRIGVPETVPAWQESLNTDALRYGGTDIHNPSPLKPDPQPWHGRPTSIHATLPPLATIWLRPA
- a CDS encoding cytochrome; the protein is MEPLLTSEFDADPGGVYARLRRTYGPVAPVGLMGVPVWLVLDYREVLEVLRNESVWRRDVRYWRARAQGRLPPDWPLLAGYEVRQTMFMDDEEHLAARHTHHAALRPFQDGQTPQGWELRATVARYADELIGMLAAESGTVGFADLGAQYTRPLLLMVTTKLFGCPVELGDELVMDLWRMLDGGPDAGPATGRALAAMTRLAAHRRARPGDDLTSYMLLADPELSDEQLGRELFMNAVYLNDITGNMVLNTLLEVLRGNATVRRSLSAGQLGETVNRAALASPPVANMCFRFAARDVALGNFWIRGGDIVSPSAAAAHGDLMAIGASHLVGSAVSTRAHLGWGAGPHQCPSAARELGGMIVSTAVGRIFDHLTKAELTLPADQLPWRSGPVVRGLRLLPVRYELSGGVGGRGVAGAGVGGGVWGRRLWWGRRWCPVGMGRSRGCWGRCGG